CCGACGCGTACTGGCCGGTCACGCCGATCAGCGAGCGCACCGCGGTCGGTTCGGCCTGCACGTCGCGACCGAAGATGCGGGCGCTGCCGCCGTCGGGTCGCAGCAGGGTCGCGAGCATGCGGATGGTGGTGGTCTTGCCGGCCCCATTGGGTCCCAGCACTCCGTAGACAGCCCCCCGCGGCACCGCGAGGCTCACGCCGTCGACGGCTCGCTGCTCCCCGAAGACCTTGACCAAGCCGTCCGCCTCGATGGCGAGAGTCTCAGCAGGTGTGTAAGAAGTCATGGGACAACCATGCGGTGGCCCCCTTGCGCCCGCCTTGCACGGCGATTGCGTCACCAGCGCAAGCGCGGCGACAGCGCTCGGTGTGGCCGACAGCGCTCGGTGTGGCCGACAGCGCTCAGTGCGGTGCGGCGGCCAGCAGCTGACGCAGTTTCGCCCGGTCGGGCTTGCCCGGGCCGCGCAGCGGGAGTTCGTCCAGCACAGCCAGTTCGCGCGGGGCGGCGATGGCGTCGAGCTCGGCGACCACGTGCTCGCGCAGTTCGTCGAGGGTGGGGGCGGTCGCGCCCGGGGCCGCGACGATGGCGGTGGCGACCCGCTGGCCCAGCCGTTCGTCCGGCAGACCCAGCACCACGCATTCGGACACCGCCGGATGGGTGATGAGCACCGCCTCGACCACCTGCGGGATGACCAGCAGGCCGCCGGTCATGATGGCCTCGTCGAGACGGCCGGTGATGGTGAGCACGCCGTTCTCGAAATGGCCGGCGTCCTCGGTGCGGAACCAGCCGGGCTCGGCGAAGGCCGGGTGGTCGGGGAGGTTGCGGTAGCCCTTGGCGACCATGTCGCCGCCCAGCACCACCCGGCCCTCCTCGATGCGTACCTCGGTGCCCGCCAGCGGTACTCCCTCGTACACGCAGCCGCCGCAGGTCTCGCTCATGCCGTAGGTCCGGAAGATCTCGATTCCGGCCGCGCGGGCCCGGTCCAGCACGGGTTTCGGGGTGGCGGCCCCGCCGACCAGCACACCGTCCAGATCGGCCAGCGCCGCGGTGGCGGCGGGCTCGTCGAGGGCCTTGATGAGCTGAGTCGGGACCAGCGAGGTGTAGCGGCGCGGTCCGCGCATACCCGCGATTGCGCCGACCAGGGCCTCGGGCAGGAAGCCGCCGGAGACGTCGAG
This sequence is a window from Nocardia yunnanensis. Protein-coding genes within it:
- the menE gene encoding o-succinylbenzoate--CoA ligase — protein: MPTGAAVGEVLPHLREALEGNGPAWLPVPTADRRETQRLSGSLRPGEEIDDEVALVVTTSGTTGNPKGAMLTAANLRASGDATHERLGGPGQWLLALPTHHIAGIQVLLRSILAGTEPVMLDVSGGFLPEALVGAIAGMRGPRRYTSLVPTQLIKALDEPAATAALADLDGVLVGGAATPKPVLDRARAAGIEIFRTYGMSETCGGCVYEGVPLAGTEVRIEEGRVVLGGDMVAKGYRNLPDHPAFAEPGWFRTEDAGHFENGVLTITGRLDEAIMTGGLLVIPQVVEAVLITHPAVSECVVLGLPDERLGQRVATAIVAAPGATAPTLDELREHVVAELDAIAAPRELAVLDELPLRGPGKPDRAKLRQLLAAAPH